In Puntigrus tetrazona isolate hp1 unplaced genomic scaffold, ASM1883169v1 S000001111, whole genome shotgun sequence, a single genomic region encodes these proteins:
- the LOC122341119 gene encoding serine/threonine-protein kinase pim-1-like produces MSGQYHGEPATVWSLGIVLFALLCGDFPKTHDLEKIRSNTWTKDGLSKECCDIICGCLQLDPKQRIELKNLSLHDWFSVTGNQCCFQPPENHRSGEMYPDGNIQGCSGPQPRAV; encoded by the exons ATGAGCGGCCAGTACCACGGAGAACCAGCCACAGTGTGGTCTTTGGGGATCGTCTTGTTTGCCTTGCTGTGTGGGGATTTCCCAAAGACACATGACCTGGAAAAGATCCGCAGTAACACCTGGACCAAAGATGGCTTATCAAAAG AATGCTGCGATATTATTTGTGGCTGTCTGCAGCTTGACCCGAAGCAGCGGATTGAGCTGAAGAACCTCAGTCTCCACGACTGGTTCAGTGTGACAGGAAACCAGTGCTGCTTCCAGCCCCCAGAAAATCACAGAAGTGGAGAAATGTACCCTGATGGAAATATTCAGGGCTGTTCCGGTCCTCAGCCCAGAGctgtttaa